Sequence from the Desulfuromonadales bacterium genome:
TCGCCCCAGTAGCGCGGCGTGTTGAACCAGGCGAAGTGATGCGGAAAGGTCGGGTCGTCCCAGCGCCGGGCCAGCCAGGCGCAGAAGTGGAGCATGCGCAGGGTCCGCAGGGCCTCGACCAGGCGCAGCTCGCGGGGGTTGAAGGTGAAGAACTCGCTATAGCCCTTGATGAGCTGCTCGAGCTGGGCCGTCTGTCGCGGCCGGTCGCCGGAGAGCATCATCCAGAGGTCCTGGATGGCCG
This genomic interval carries:
- a CDS encoding stress response kinase A (catalyzes the phosphorylation of protein substrates at serine and threonine residues in vitro; specific substrate in vivo has not been identified yet; plays a role in long-term cell survival and expression of surface appendages), which translates into the protein AIQDLWMMLSGDRPRQTAQLEQLIKGYSEFFTFNPRELRLVEALRTLRMLHFCAWLARRWDDPTFPHHFAWFNTPRYWGDHILELREQIAALAEPPLQLP